A region of the Salvelinus namaycush isolate Seneca chromosome 13, SaNama_1.0, whole genome shotgun sequence genome:
TCTAGAGCATCCCGTATATCTATAGCGCTGCATTTCTTCCCCATCTTACCATGGATAGGGTTTTGTGCATTCCGGAGTTCACTTATGGTCCCACAAAGGTAATCTTTGGACAAATTCATTTTAGCATACTGTAAATGCCTGTGCATAATGTGCATAACAAAGCATCATTATTTTCATTATCTTCAAAGGAATTCTGTAGAAGCAGCCTTTATTTCCAGACTCTGCAGGCCTGCTGGGAGGAAACATATTACAATAAACAGGTAAGATTCATCCCACAAAAACATAAACAACAGAAAGACAGTTTAGAGAAGTTGGTCATAAGAGTTCTTAATATCACTTGCAAATTGTGACGCATGAGCAGTTGTGAAATGTTGCGAGAGGCCCTTCTGAAAGCACATGATATGGTATTTCGTGGCACGGTCTCACACCTTACCTCATCTTGCAGAAGAAGCTCATGGTCCACTATCTGCTGCTCCAGAGTCAAGGCCAGGTCCCGCCCCATGTCACCACGGAGCACATGAGCAACTGGCTGGTGTCTCAGAGCAAAAAATCCCTTAGGGAGAGGTGAGTACCACGTCAGCACTCACCTTCACTGCCATTCCCTGCCACCAGCAGCACTCCAGGAGGTGTGGGTAAAATAAACAACAGAAAAATCAGAAGCCAGGAAAGTTGAATTGCTCTGTATTTTATTTGAAGGGTGTGGAAGGAAACCCTGGGGGAGGGAAACGACCTCGCTCGGCTGGTAAGAGAATGAGAGTTAGAGACATACTACAAGTCAGTGAGCTCTTTACTAGCATTTCAACAACGAGTTAGCACAGCAGAATAGATATGTTGTGAAATTACACTAAAGGGACTTCCTGTTTCATACTGCAGGCCTGGGAAGTAAACACTTGCCTAAAAATGATGGACATAGAGCACGAGGCTTTCTGCAAGCTCCGCCGCTCCATGCACTCCACCTCGCCAGCTGACATGTTAGTTCCATGTACTGCCCTGCATATGACTTGATCCATTTATCTACACATCTGGAACTACGCAGAAGCAGACTAAGACAGTGTTCTCTGTGAGCACATTGCACATCGTTTAGCTTAGTCTTCTCCTTTTTGTTGATTTTAGCGATCCTAAAGTCCACAGCATCGTGGAGAGAGCTGTGAGGAGCATTCTGGGCGAGCAGTCCAATGAGCCCCGTAGCAACCTGCTCAGCCCATCTCAGGTGGTGATGGAGGTGGTGCCCAGGCTTCTCCTGGCCCTGTGGCTTCAGCCTGAGGAAGGCCATTCAGAGCACCCAATCCTAATAAGCGGAATGGCCGTGGGTATGGTGGCGGCCGTAGTGGAGAAGCTCTCCTGCATGCTAAAGGACCCTTCCCCTCACATCCCTTTCTCCCGGGCTGCTGCTTTTGACTCTGTGCGGTCGATCCTCGGGAGAATCAGTCAGTCCTTCTCCACGGATGACCTCCAGAGCCCTTTTTATATGAGCTCGGTCTGTGCCTTTGTGGTGGACGAGGTGCAGAGCTGCTTCCAGGCCCCTGCAGCCACCCTACCAGTCCCCCCTGTCCTCACGGTGGCCgtctccaccacactaccagctGACATCCAAACAGGTGAGTAGCAATGATAGAGAGCACTCTGACAGATGCCTGTTGTGATGACATCTTGTTGCCTTGTAATAGCAGAGCTCATCAGGATTGTTGTTGTCACCCATAACACAGACCCGGCTTCATCCCACCTGGAGGTTGTGGACACCACCGTTAACACAGAGGCAGACCAGGCTTCTTCTCACCTGGAGGTTGTGGACATCACCCCTAAGACAGAGGCAGACCCAGCTTCTTCCCACCTGGAGTTTGTGTACATCACCCCAAAGACAGAGGCAGACCCGGCTTGTTCCCAGCTGGAGGTTGTGGACATCACCCCAAAAACAGAGGCAGACCCGGCTTCTTCCCACCTGGAGGTTGTGGACATCACCCCTAATACAGAGGCAGAGCCCATCTCTTCCCTCTTGGAGGTTGTGGACGTCACACCTGAAGAAAGGACTCTCACGATGGCTGTCTTCGCCACTCTGCCAGCTGACATCCAAGCAGGTGAGTAACACTTAGAGAGCACTCTGACAGGTGCCGTTTGTCATGACATCTTAGCAGAACCTTTCAACTGGCCAGTGTTTAGAACCTACGGTTTGCATTTGTTTACATTCTGTTCCTCTTTTTTCCCTTTCCAGAGGATGTTGCTGTGGTCATCCCGGATGTCACCCCACACGTCACCAAGGACGTGACACAGGATGTTCCATGCAGAGCTAGGAAAAGGGCAGTCCGGCGATTATTTTGCAGGCTTTGGAGGGCAGTGTGCTGCTGCGCCTGCCACAAGGAAGAGGAGGAACAATATTAATTATTCATCGGGCCTTCAGAAATGGGATTGAACCATAGACCATTAAATTATTTGCATTATGATTGGATTCAATTCTGCTTTTCTTCTGTTTACTACTTAATATCAGAACATTTCTATAAACTTTCACTTTGCCagtgtggagtaggttgtgtaaaTAAGTGGGAAACATCTCAATTTTAATGCTTTTAAAAATTTACTTTGTACATTTAAGAAAAATGTATTAtttgacaacaaaaaaacagagggCGCTCAACCAACGTTGAGTTGAGGTGCAACCAAAAATTTGAATCATCATAGAAAAGGAAAAAGCGCAACTCTTGCTCACTATTAAAAAAAAGCATTGTTTTATTCAGGCAAGGTTAAAAGATTAACGTTTCGGCCTAGTTTATGACCAAATGCAAGTTGTGTTTGCCCAGTAAAAAGGTAAAAAGTTGTGTTTGCCCAGGGTGAATCTGGGTGAACCCAGATTCACCCTGGTTCTTGAGGGTTGAAGACAGTGAACAtggcccagcatccctgtgaatgttttgtacactcagtacatTAATACTATTGGTACCGTGTTCTTGCCGTAACCTGTAAAGCTGGAGCAGCCTGTGAGGCAGGGGGAGGTGTAGGTGATGCCGTTGTCTGAACACACAGGGTCCCACTCCCCAGCCAAGCAGGAGTAGTCTCTGTTACACTCTGACAACAGGCTGCCATCGTACATCAGGGAACCTGGGGAACAGAGAAAATGGCTGGTAATAATGATGTTAAAATAATTGTTGCTGAACTATCATTGACATAGGCACAGTGACAAAACAGCCAGGAATCCTGGCTCAGCAACAACCATACTGTATATTCCCATAAGAGGGAGCACCGGCACAAGCCCATGTGTGTTTTGGTCTAATTTTCCCTCATATTCCACTGATCAAAACTTTTGTTTTTAATCAacccaccaaccaaccaaccaatcagatGTCATATTTACCCGTTGTAGGACACGGTCAGACCAGCCACCTGAACGTTGTCACACTTAGTGCCAGACTGCAGACGGAGGAGGTAGGCCATGAAGGAGGTGACGAAAAACAGCTGGGCTCCAGACACAACGCCAAGCTTATACCTCTTCATCAGTAGACCTCCCAGGAATATCCCCACTGCACCCACAGGCAGGTTCAACTCACCTGGAAAAGTTATACTCACACATCTATAGTGCTACCAGTGTGCTGGAGTTTCATTTCCACTCATGTTCAACAAACCTACAGGGGATGGGAGAGAACAAAAAAGTGTATTTAATGCCATtcaacatcaatactgacaggATGCAACATTTCAGCTGGATCATGTCCAGGTTTCTATGGCTTCGTtaagacaggcagcccaattcagtaATTTTTTTGAGTAAtttgtattttgaccaatcagatatgctctgaaaaagagctgatACGAAAATATCTAATGTGATTGTTCAGAAGacctgcctgtctaaacgcatcccttgtctctctgtctctgacccaAACTTCAGTCCTTGCATCGATTACAGAGGACTGAAAAGGATTAGGATCAAGAACCGTTACCCCCTACCCGATGTCCGCCACCTTGGAGTTGGCCCTAGGAGCCCAATACTTCACCAAACTGGACCTTAAAATCTGGTGAGAatcagggagggagatgagtggaaaactgcCTTTAACACCCCTAGTCGTCACTGAGTATTTAGTCATGACCTTCGGAATATCGAACTCAACGGCAGTCTTTCAAGCATTGATCAATGCCACTCTTAGGGAtatgttgaaccggttcgtctttGTTTACCTCGACGACATCCTGATTAGatgtcgaccgattaatcggaatggccatttttttttttacacctttatttaatctttatttaactaggcaagtcagttaagaacacaatgacggcctaggaacggggcagaatgacagatctttaaccttgtcagctcgggggatccaatcttgcatagattacattgcactccacgaggagcctgcctgttagcgaatgcagtaagctaaggtaagttgctagctagcattaaacttatcttataaaaaacaatcaatcaatgactgtcattgctccaatgtgtacttaaccataaacatcaatgcctttcttaaaatcaatacacaagtatatatttttaaacctgcatatttagctaaaagaaatccaggttagcaggcaatattaaccaggtgaaattgtgtcatttctcttgcgttcattgcacgcagagtcagggtatatgcaacagtttgggccgcctggctctttgcgaactaatttgccagaactttacgtaattatgacataacattgaaggttgcgcAATGTAataggaatatttagactcatggatgccacccgttagatgaaatacggaacggaataaacgttttgttttcgaggtgatagtttccggattagtcaaaggtatatggtttagagagaaatagtcgacgcgttataattcctgtaataacttgcggctgaatttgaaaggggttccttcgttattttaccgttcatgtcttccatagagaatgtcttgatctacttcaaataaggtctgtgtttcgtgcaggcttaaaccgcctcgacgttttgatacccgtgtaaatctcactaggataaggtaacgtttgtcaacatattttcataaatacactctacaatttttttaatcttcgcttatatttagccaatattgatcagagttaccttgtcctatggatatctacagttataaaattgaaacggtgatgtaagcctacacgtaacacagaccttattttaagtgaatctaaaaatatcctatggaataaatgaaggaaccgcttttcagattttgctaggtgtcatgggaattatgactcgcacttcggttgtcaattcttaccatgcccattattaaaataagatttcctgcatatagaaattaaagtttttgttttcaacattcatcacaggtaactttgTGAattgtgaatagttatgtaaatgagatatttctgtatttcattttcaatacatttgagaAAAAATGaataaacatattttcactttgtcattatggggtattgtctgtagctGGGTGAGATGATAAAAAactataatttaatcaatttggaattcaggctgtaagaaaACAAAATGaggaataagttaagg
Encoded here:
- the LOC120058178 gene encoding uncharacterized protein LOC120058178, which gives rise to MMDIEHEAFCKLRRSMHSTSPADIDPKVHSIVERAVRSILGEQSNEPRSNLLSPSQVVMEVVPRLLLALWLQPEEGHSEHPILISGMAVGMVAAVVEKLSCMLKDPSPHIPFSRAAAFDSVRSILGRISQSFSTDDLQSPFYMSSVCAFVVDEVQSCFQAPAATLPVPPVLTVAVSTTLPADIQTDPASSHLEVVDTTVNTEADQASSHLEVVDITPKTEADPASSHLEFVYITPKTEADPACSQLEVVDITPKTEADPASSHLEVVDITPNTEAEPISSLLEVVDVTPEERTLTMAVFATLPADIQAEDVAVVIPDVTPHVTKDVTQDVPCRARKRAVRRLFCRLWRAVCCCACHKEEEEQY